The Candidatus Bathyarchaeota archaeon sequence GAGAAGGGAAAGAAAAAAGAGTAGAGCAAGGGCTTCAACGAACAAGGGCTTCCTAAGGCTTTTCTATGGTAGTGAATGAAAACGAAGGTTACATTTCAAACATCTTGAGAAACAATAAAGTGGATAAAAGAGAGCGCAAAAATGAGCCGGAGAATAATTGACTTCCACGTTCACCCTTTAATAAAGGAGATTTCTGAAAAGGAAATTTTAAAGGAGATGAAAAGAGCCAATGTGGACTTTGCAGTGTTGTTGGCTCTAGATGTGGATTCCAGTTTTCTATATGAAAAGGCCAAAAGAAGGGAAATATTGGAAAAACTGTTGAATCTTTATGTTTGGAATGGAAACCAAGTGTTAGAGGAAATGAAAAGAATATTGGGAAAAGCAGAAACAAGCAACAAACTTGTTGCAAAATTGGTTCAAAAACATCCCGACAAATTCATAGGTTTCGGCTCTGTCAACCCATCCCGCAAATTAGAGTATGTTAAAGAAAAATTGAAGGAAATAGAAAAACTTGGCTTAAGCGGCATAAAACTTATCCCAACTCTTCAATTTTTCAATCCTAAGAAAGAAAAGAAAAAACTGGATGAAATTTTTGAATTCTGCGAAAAAACAGATAAAGTTATTGTTTTTCATACAGGATGCGATCCTTCTGCTTGGGAGTACCCGGAATTTTCTGAAAATGCGAATCCTAAGCTTCTGGAAGGTTATGTTAAACGTTTCAGGAATGTTCAGGTTGTTTTGGCACATATGGGCTGTTATAGCGCTAAATATCCGGGAATATGGTTTGAGGAAGCCATAAACTTAGGCAGAAGATACAGAAATGTTTGGTTTGACATTTCGGCTGTAACATACTTGGTATCTGAAGAAAAGTTTGCAAATACAATTAAGAAAGAAGTTGGCTGGGATCATGTTCTGTTTGGCTCAGACTTTCCAGTTATAAAGGACTGTGACATAGCTTCTGCTGTTTATGAAGTTAAAACTTCAAATTTTCTTTCTGAGGCGGAAAAAGCTAAAGTTCTTGGTTTGAATGCGGCTAGGCTTCTGGGTTTGTAAAGAAAGTGGGTTAAGTTTTCTTGGCTTTTTTTATTTCTTCTTCCCTGAGCACTCTTCTTAGGACTTTTCCAACCATGGTCATAGGTAGTTCTTTTCTGAATTCGACTTCTCTTATGGCCTTGTAGGGTGCTACTCGCTCCCTTACAAACTTTATTATTTCTTCTTCTGTTACTTTTGCTCCTTCTTTTAAGACGATGAATGCTTTAGGTATTTCGCCTGCAACTGGGTCGGGTTTTCCAACCACCGCGCATAGTTTTACAGCTGGGTGTTCATAAATTACGTCTTCAAGTTCTCTTGGGTAGACGCTGTATCCCTTATATTTAATTAGGTCTTTTTTCCTGTCCGTTATGTAAAAGTAGCCGTCTTCATCCATTTTTCCGATGTCGCCTGTGTAAAGCCATCCGTCTCTTAAGACTTGGGCCGTTTCTTCGGGCATTTTCCAGTAGCCCTTCATAACTTGAGGGCCTTTAACCACAAGTTCACCTGTTTCTCCGGCTGGTAGTTCCTTCTTTCCAGTTTTAACGTCAACTATTTTCGCTTCAGTGTCTGGCCACGGAATTCCTATCGAGCCTATTTTAACGGTTTTCATCGTTGGGTCAAGGGGGTTACAATGGGTTACTGGAGAGGCTTCCGTTAAGCCGTAGCCTTCAACGAGGACTCCACCAGTTATTTCCATAAACTTCTTTTGAACTTCTGGCGGCAGTGGCGCTGCGCCTGAAATGCAGAATTTAATGGATGTACAGTCGTATTTGCCAACATCCGGGTGGTCAATTAATAATGCGTACATTGTGGGTGCTCCGCAGAAGACTGTTACACGATATTTTTGTATGGCTTTAAAAACTTCAATTGGGTCAAATCTTGGAAGCAGTATGGTTTTTCCAGCCAAATATATTGGTGCGTTCATCGCTACTGTCATTCCGTAAATGTGGAAGAGCGGCAAAACAGCGAGGAAAACTTCTTCGGTTATTCTTCCCTTAAGCCAAGCTGCGCACATCATAGCGTTTGAAACTAGGTTCATATGGGTGAGCATGGCGCCTTTCGGAATTCCAGTAGTGCCACCAGTATATTGGAGAACAGCCAGGTCTTCTTTTGAATTTATATCGACTTCTGGGGGTTTAGCTGGATGTTCCTCTAAAATTTCCTTAAAGAAGTAAACGCCGGGTTTACGTTCAACCTTCGATGAGGGTATTTTCCCAAGTAATGACCCCAGAAACGCCTTTAAGCCGGGCATATAATCCTTCATACCAGTTACAATGGCATGTTTAACCTTGGTTTTTGTCCAAACCTTTCTGAAGTTTGGGAATAAAACGTCGAGGAGCACTATGACTTTTGCTTCGGAGTTATTAAGTTGAAATTCAAGTTCTCTCTCCTTATAAAGCGGGCTTACTGCAGTTACTGCGGCCCCGGCCTTCATTGCCCCATAATAGCTTATTACAAACTGCGGCATGTTGGGCATATATAAGGCAACAACATCTCCTTTGCTGACGCCTAGCTTGTGAAGGGCGTTTGCAAATTTGTCCGCGGCAGTATTTAACTCTCTGTAAGTGATTTCTTTACCAAAGAAGATTAACGCTGTATTTTCAGGGTAGATTTCAGCTGTTTTCTCTAATAAATTGAACAGTGGAACCTCAGGGTATTTAATTGATTGTGGGACTCCTTCGGGCCAAAACTTAAGCCAAGGTTTATCAGTCGCAACTACCTTTTTCTTTTTCCTTCTCTTTTTAGGCATAATGAACCCTAATCTTTATGGTTAGATACAAAGCAGTATATAAAATTCAACATTTAAAAACATTAAATCAGTTTTAGTAACAAGTCTGAAATTTCAAATTGAAAGCAGAGATGGAACAAATGAAAAAGGAGAAAGTTGCCTTTGAATGCTCCGAGGCTAAACTTCACGGAGAACTCTACATTCCCGATAAAACGCCGACTTCAGGCGTAATTGTTTGTCATGGTATGAACAAAAATGGCTTTCATGGATTAAAGCTCTACCGCAAATTTGCTGAAAAAGCCTGCGAAGAAGGGTTTGTTTCCCTTATTTTCGACTTTAGAGGCTGCGGGAGAAGCACTGGAAGCTTTGGCTATGGAATAGAGGAACAAAAAGACGTTAAATGCGCCATAGATTATTTGGCTTCAAGAAAGGAGGTTATTCCAGACAAGATTTTTGTCGTTGGCCACAGCTTAGGCGGAGCAATAAGCCTTTATGCGGTTCAAAACGACGAAAGAGTTAAAGGTCTAGTCTTATGGTCAACCCCTGCAAACCATGCATATAACGTTAAAAAGTTCATAACCATGAATAGGGGTAAGCTGAGCTATTACCTGTTTATTTTAGCGTCTTATCTGGACAACTTAATCGACGTTTCGAAACTTGTTAATTTAAGGGTTTTCGGCATACTTTTAAGGCCAAGCTTGGTCAGAAAGAAAATGATGAAACTGAACGAATGCGAAATAGTTCAAAAACTGAAAATTCCAATTTTAATAGTAATTGGAGACCGAGATAAAATAGTAAGCGTAGAAGAAGCAAAACAAGTTTTCAAAGCGGCAAATAACCCTAAAAACTTCGTCTTGATAGCTGGCGCTAATCACATTTTTCATGAAAAGGAACATGAAGTCATAGTTGAAACATTAAATTGGATAAAAAACTATCTTAAGCATCTAAACAATTCCACTTAGCACTTTAACCAGTTCTTCCCTACTTTTTACAATGTGGTCGGAGAAGGCTATTGGCCAAGGTGAAGCAACAGGTTTTTCGCTAAACACTACAATTTTCTTTCCTAACTTCCTGGCGTAGTAAATTTCTACGGCTGTGCCAAAGCTGGGCTGGTCACAGATTGCAACTATGACATCGCAATTTTTAATGTTATAAAGGTCGTTTTTAACTATGCTAACTGCGAGTTCCCGCTTATCTCTAAAATCTTTAATGTCGCTGTAGTCCATCTCTTGCTGAAACTGGTCAACAACTTTGAATCCGTTTTGCCTTAAGAAGTTTTGTAATTCCTTGATTCTTTGAATGTTCCCATACGTGACTGGCCCGCAAACAATTACTTTCAACTTTAACCCTAAATAATCAATATTAATGTGTTTTACTCAATAATGTATCTCTCAAACGGTGGTGGATAAGTTGGATTTTAAGTTGAGTGAAGAGCAGCTGGAAATAAGACGTGCTGTAAGGGAGTTCTGCGAAAAAGAATTCGACCCCGAAATGGCATTGGAGCTCGACAGAAAAGAGGAATTTCCGATGGGGCTCTACAAGAAAGCCGCAAAGCTTGGATTTACCAGTCTAGCCTTTCCGGAGGAGTACGGTGGACAAGGCTACGGATACCTAGAAACTTGCATAGCCATGGAGGAAATGTGCAGGGTAGACTCCTCGCTTGGACTTGCAGTTATGATAGGAGTTTTCGGAAGCGACCTGATACTCTTCCACGGAACAGAGGAACAGAAGAACAAGTATCTCCCACCGCTATGCAGAGGCGACTACATTTCAGCCGCTGCATTTACAGAACCAGGCCGAGGAAGCGACATAACGAAAATGGACACTACAGCAACCAAGTACGGTGACGAATGGTGGATAAATGGAACAAAAACTTTCATAACAAACGCACCGGTAGCCGACTTCATCATAGTGCTCTGCCAAACAGACACGAAGGTTAGGCCCACCTATAGAGGGCAGACTCTCTTCATAGTTGACAAGGACACTCCAGGGTTAGATGTTACAAAACAAACTAATAAGATGGGAATCAGATGCACGGCAACAGGAGAAGTTTCACTAAGCGACGTTAAAGTAACCGACTGGAACATTGTAGGCGAATTAAACAAGGGATTTTACCATTCCATGTGGTTCTTTGACATAAGCAGAATAGCAGTTGCAGCCCAAGCAGTTGGAACAGCACAAGGAGCATTTGAAATAGCCTTCAAATACGCAAAGGAAAGGGAAGCCTTCGGCCAGCCAATAATGCAGTTCCAACAGATAGGATGCAGACTAGCAGAAGTAGCCACCGAAATCGAAGCTGCAAGACTACTAACCTATAAAGCGGCGTGGACAGTTGACCAAGGAAAAATGGACCCCATGTTAACTTCTATGGCTAAGCTCTACGCAAGCAGAGCCGCCGTAAAAGCAACCGACGCGGCGATTCAAACGTTGGGCGGATACGGCTACATGGGAGAATACAAAGTTGAAAGATACTACAGAGACGCAAAAATAACAGAGATCTACGAAGGAACCTCAGAGATTCAGAGGTTAACCATACTAAGGTATCTGCTGAGGAGGTTCTAAATCTTAAATAGCATCAAACGTCAATGTAGAGTAAGGTGTCCGAATTGTCTAAACCGTATGAAACCATAAAAATTGAAAGGGAACAAAGCATAGTTTGGATAACCCTGAACAGACCCCATAGACTGAACGCATTCAACGATATTTTAATGGAAGAACTCGCCGAGGCTCTAGACACCGTTGAAAACGATCCAAGCGTCAGATGCGTAATAATAACGGGTGAAGGGGACAGAGCCTTCAGCGCAGGGGCAGACATAACGGCCTTCCCGAAGGCTACGCCGGTTACAGCCGAAGAATTTTCAAGAAAGGGACAAAAAGTCTTCTCAAAAATAGAGGAAATGTCAAAACCAGTCATAGCGGCAATAAACGGATATGCACTGGGCGGAGGATTAGAACTAGCATTAGCA is a genomic window containing:
- a CDS encoding amidohydrolase encodes the protein MSRRIIDFHVHPLIKEISEKEILKEMKRANVDFAVLLALDVDSSFLYEKAKRREILEKLLNLYVWNGNQVLEEMKRILGKAETSNKLVAKLVQKHPDKFIGFGSVNPSRKLEYVKEKLKEIEKLGLSGIKLIPTLQFFNPKKEKKKLDEIFEFCEKTDKVIVFHTGCDPSAWEYPEFSENANPKLLEGYVKRFRNVQVVLAHMGCYSAKYPGIWFEEAINLGRRYRNVWFDISAVTYLVSEEKFANTIKKEVGWDHVLFGSDFPVIKDCDIASAVYEVKTSNFLSEAEKAKVLGLNAARLLGL
- a CDS encoding alpha/beta fold hydrolase: MKKEKVAFECSEAKLHGELYIPDKTPTSGVIVCHGMNKNGFHGLKLYRKFAEKACEEGFVSLIFDFRGCGRSTGSFGYGIEEQKDVKCAIDYLASRKEVIPDKIFVVGHSLGGAISLYAVQNDERVKGLVLWSTPANHAYNVKKFITMNRGKLSYYLFILASYLDNLIDVSKLVNLRVFGILLRPSLVRKKMMKLNECEIVQKLKIPILIVIGDRDKIVSVEEAKQVFKAANNPKNFVLIAGANHIFHEKEHEVIVETLNWIKNYLKHLNNST
- a CDS encoding nucleoside 2-deoxyribosyltransferase, translated to MKVIVCGPVTYGNIQRIKELQNFLRQNGFKVVDQFQQEMDYSDIKDFRDKRELAVSIVKNDLYNIKNCDVIVAICDQPSFGTAVEIYYARKLGKKIVVFSEKPVASPWPIAFSDHIVKSREELVKVLSGIV
- a CDS encoding long-chain fatty acid--CoA ligase; amino-acid sequence: MPKKRRKKKKVVATDKPWLKFWPEGVPQSIKYPEVPLFNLLEKTAEIYPENTALIFFGKEITYRELNTAADKFANALHKLGVSKGDVVALYMPNMPQFVISYYGAMKAGAAVTAVSPLYKERELEFQLNNSEAKVIVLLDVLFPNFRKVWTKTKVKHAIVTGMKDYMPGLKAFLGSLLGKIPSSKVERKPGVYFFKEILEEHPAKPPEVDINSKEDLAVLQYTGGTTGIPKGAMLTHMNLVSNAMMCAAWLKGRITEEVFLAVLPLFHIYGMTVAMNAPIYLAGKTILLPRFDPIEVFKAIQKYRVTVFCGAPTMYALLIDHPDVGKYDCTSIKFCISGAAPLPPEVQKKFMEITGGVLVEGYGLTEASPVTHCNPLDPTMKTVKIGSIGIPWPDTEAKIVDVKTGKKELPAGETGELVVKGPQVMKGYWKMPEETAQVLRDGWLYTGDIGKMDEDGYFYITDRKKDLIKYKGYSVYPRELEDVIYEHPAVKLCAVVGKPDPVAGEIPKAFIVLKEGAKVTEEEIIKFVRERVAPYKAIREVEFRKELPMTMVGKVLRRVLREEEIKKAKKT
- a CDS encoding acyl-CoA dehydrogenase family protein; amino-acid sequence: MDFKLSEEQLEIRRAVREFCEKEFDPEMALELDRKEEFPMGLYKKAAKLGFTSLAFPEEYGGQGYGYLETCIAMEEMCRVDSSLGLAVMIGVFGSDLILFHGTEEQKNKYLPPLCRGDYISAAAFTEPGRGSDITKMDTTATKYGDEWWINGTKTFITNAPVADFIIVLCQTDTKVRPTYRGQTLFIVDKDTPGLDVTKQTNKMGIRCTATGEVSLSDVKVTDWNIVGELNKGFYHSMWFFDISRIAVAAQAVGTAQGAFEIAFKYAKEREAFGQPIMQFQQIGCRLAEVATEIEAARLLTYKAAWTVDQGKMDPMLTSMAKLYASRAAVKATDAAIQTLGGYGYMGEYKVERYYRDAKITEIYEGTSEIQRLTILRYLLRRF